From one Paractinoplanes brasiliensis genomic stretch:
- a CDS encoding LuxR C-terminal-related transcriptional regulator has product MAAPEHLLIIQRPIRVLVADAAPMQRSGLRAILTAGGAPEIVIAGETGDGGEAVVLARRLLPDVLIADLALPRVDGLGVARAVAASGLPVRVLLLTEHGSDEDVLAAIAAGASGYLLKNAPAEELVAAVRAVAAGGAVITPAVLAHILVRVAEALPAPETTAAGKLDTLTEREREVLVHVARGHSNAEIAAALQVSETTIKTHVGHVLTKLRLRDRTQAVVLAYETGLVKPGA; this is encoded by the coding sequence GTGGCTGCTCCGGAGCACCTGTTGATCATCCAACGGCCGATACGTGTGCTCGTGGCCGATGCGGCGCCGATGCAGCGCTCCGGGCTCCGCGCGATCCTGACGGCCGGCGGCGCGCCCGAGATCGTGATCGCGGGTGAGACCGGGGACGGCGGCGAGGCGGTCGTGCTGGCCCGGCGGCTGCTGCCCGACGTGCTGATCGCCGACCTTGCTCTGCCCCGCGTCGACGGCCTGGGCGTGGCCCGCGCCGTGGCGGCGTCCGGCCTGCCCGTGCGGGTGCTGCTGCTGACCGAGCACGGCTCCGACGAGGACGTGCTGGCCGCCATCGCCGCCGGCGCCTCGGGTTACCTGCTCAAGAACGCCCCCGCCGAGGAACTGGTGGCCGCGGTACGGGCCGTGGCCGCAGGCGGTGCCGTCATCACGCCCGCGGTGCTGGCCCACATCCTGGTCCGGGTGGCCGAGGCCCTGCCCGCCCCCGAGACCACGGCCGCCGGCAAGCTCGACACCCTGACCGAGCGGGAACGCGAGGTGCTGGTCCACGTGGCGCGCGGTCACTCCAACGCCGAGATCGCCGCCGCGCTCCAGGTGAGCGAGACGACGATCAAGACCCATGTCGGGCACGTGCTGACCAAGCTGCGCCTGCGCGACCGTACCCAGGCCGTGGTCCTGGCCTACGAGACAGGCCTGGTCAAGCCCGGCGCCTGA
- a CDS encoding RecB family exonuclease, with translation MTASPAEVQAPHTGPSLSPSRAADFKTCPLLFRFRTIDRLPEQPTADQVRGTLVHAVLEALFDLPAAERTPETAAALVAPTWRRLLEREPGLGEIFAAATSSEVPGQTVLDLSGSPAAVTASPGPVGVAASAFPTVDPAAVAAEIDATGGPALAAADENTRLAAFLSGAQALLPGYFAVEDPRRLEPAERETLVSTLVDDELLIRGYIDRLDVAPGGDLRVVDYKTGGAPREAFEGRALFQLKFYALVLWRTRGVVPRVLRLLYLKDAEVCDYSPDAEELERFERTLVALSEAIERAKRERNFLPKPSRLCGWCSHQALCPAKGGTPPPYPSAPAVPLQVGPADDDRLA, from the coding sequence ATGACGGCCTCCCCCGCTGAAGTCCAGGCGCCGCACACCGGCCCCTCGTTGTCGCCGTCCCGGGCGGCCGACTTCAAGACGTGCCCGCTGCTGTTCCGCTTCCGCACGATCGACCGTCTGCCCGAGCAGCCCACCGCCGACCAGGTACGCGGCACTCTGGTGCACGCCGTGCTCGAGGCCCTGTTCGACCTGCCCGCCGCCGAGCGCACCCCCGAGACCGCCGCCGCCCTGGTCGCTCCCACGTGGCGGCGCCTGCTCGAACGCGAACCCGGACTGGGCGAGATCTTCGCCGCGGCCACCAGTTCCGAGGTGCCGGGTCAGACCGTCCTGGATCTCTCCGGCTCGCCGGCCGCTGTCACCGCCTCCCCCGGTCCTGTCGGTGTCGCCGCCTCGGCCTTCCCGACCGTCGACCCCGCCGCTGTCGCCGCTGAGATCGACGCGACCGGTGGGCCGGCCCTGGCGGCAGCCGACGAGAACACCCGGCTGGCCGCGTTCCTGTCCGGCGCCCAGGCGCTGCTCCCCGGCTACTTCGCCGTCGAGGACCCGCGCCGCCTCGAACCGGCCGAACGCGAGACCCTGGTGTCCACGCTGGTCGACGACGAGCTGCTGATCCGCGGCTACATCGACCGCCTCGACGTCGCCCCCGGCGGCGACCTGCGGGTGGTCGACTACAAGACGGGCGGCGCCCCCCGCGAGGCGTTCGAGGGCCGGGCCCTGTTCCAGCTGAAGTTCTACGCCCTGGTGCTGTGGCGCACCCGCGGCGTCGTCCCCCGCGTGCTGCGCCTGCTCTACCTGAAGGACGCCGAGGTCTGCGACTACAGCCCCGACGCCGAGGAACTGGAACGGTTCGAGCGCACCCTGGTCGCCCTCTCCGAGGCGATCGAACGGGCCAAACGCGAACGCAACTTCCTGCCCAAGCCGAGCCGCCTCTGCGGGTGGTGCAGCCATCAGGCCCTGTGCCCGGCCAAGGGCGGCACCCCGCCGCCGTACCCGTCCGCCCCCGCCGTGCCCCTGCAGGTGGGCCCAGCCGACGACGATCGCTTGGCGTGA
- a CDS encoding site-2 protease family protein, translated as MVLLAALVTLVYGNYVRGQLDLPGVLAYVVGFGFVLCLLGSVLLHELGHALTARRFSIGVRGITLELLGGWTEMDREAPSPRVDALVSLAGPAVSLVLGGVATGAFLALPDRTMAGQIAFQLAASNILVAVFNVLPGLPLDGGRALRAGLWAVLKDRNRATELAGWAGWLIAFGTGMTAFWFYRLGTLTLLGLLFVLLVVFTLWQGAGQSIRLARMTRRFPLVDLNQLARPLLTVPAGTPLGEAQRRRSQDPRPGVVLAVSDSAGNLTALVDPVAAERVPVDRRPWVAVDTVARSRDAVPALPLGLSGEQVVRALQAHPAAQYVVTSGEDVVGVLRVGDVAQVLEPRRAARPVKQREK; from the coding sequence ATGGTGCTGCTGGCCGCGCTGGTCACGCTCGTCTACGGCAATTACGTACGGGGTCAGCTCGACCTGCCCGGCGTGCTGGCGTACGTGGTGGGTTTCGGTTTTGTGCTGTGCCTGCTCGGCTCGGTGCTGCTGCACGAGCTGGGCCACGCCCTGACCGCCCGCCGGTTCTCCATCGGCGTGCGCGGCATCACGCTGGAACTGCTCGGCGGCTGGACGGAGATGGACCGGGAAGCGCCTTCCCCGCGGGTCGACGCGCTGGTCAGCCTGGCCGGCCCGGCCGTCTCGCTGGTTCTCGGCGGGGTGGCCACGGGCGCCTTCCTCGCGCTGCCCGACCGCACCATGGCCGGGCAGATCGCTTTCCAGCTGGCCGCCAGCAACATCCTGGTGGCCGTCTTCAACGTGCTGCCGGGGCTGCCGCTCGACGGCGGCCGCGCGCTGCGGGCCGGCCTGTGGGCGGTCCTCAAGGACCGTAACCGCGCCACCGAGCTGGCCGGCTGGGCGGGCTGGCTGATCGCCTTCGGCACCGGCATGACCGCGTTCTGGTTCTACCGCCTCGGCACGCTCACCCTGCTCGGGCTGCTGTTCGTGCTGCTGGTGGTGTTCACCTTGTGGCAGGGCGCCGGGCAGTCGATCCGCCTGGCCCGGATGACCCGCCGGTTCCCGCTGGTCGACCTCAACCAGCTGGCCCGCCCGCTGCTCACCGTGCCCGCCGGCACGCCGCTCGGCGAGGCCCAGCGGCGCCGCTCGCAGGACCCCCGGCCGGGCGTGGTGCTGGCCGTGTCGGACTCGGCCGGTAATCTCACCGCGTTGGTCGATCCGGTCGCCGCCGAGCGCGTGCCGGTCGACCGGCGCCCGTGGGTGGCCGTCGACACCGTGGCCCGCTCGCGTGACGCGGTGCCCGCGCTCCCGCTCGGGCTCAGCGGCGAGCAGGTGGTCCGCGCGCTGCAGGCCCACCCTGCCGCGCAATACGTCGTCACCTCGGGCGAGGATGTGGTGGGGGTCCTGCGGGTGGGTGACGTCGCCCAGGTGCTGGAGCCCCGCCGTGCCGCACGCCCCGTGAAGCAGAGAGAGAAGTAG
- a CDS encoding tRNA (adenine-N1)-methyltransferase yields MTISPATVVDDSQPAHRGPFRAGDRVQLTDPKGRMHTIVLEPGKSFHTHRGALEHDALIGLPDGSVVTSSGSTAYLALRPLLSDYVLSMPRGAQVIYPKDAAQIVAMGDIFPGAKVLEAGVGSGALTCSLLRAVGTSGELHSYEVRDDFAAIARKNVESFFGGPHPAWHLHSGDVATNPETGFDRIVLDMLTPWEALDMVEKALVPGGVFIGYVATTPQLSELVEALRERGGWTEPRAWESLVRDWHAEGLAVRPDHRMIAHTAFLVSARKLAPGVTAPPRRRKPSKGAEAYALKRAAQAAPAAQQEPADEAPGDRSPIE; encoded by the coding sequence GTGACCATTTCGCCTGCCACCGTCGTCGACGACTCGCAGCCCGCGCACCGCGGGCCGTTCCGGGCGGGTGACCGCGTCCAGCTCACCGACCCCAAGGGCCGGATGCACACGATCGTGCTGGAGCCGGGCAAGTCGTTCCACACCCACCGCGGCGCGCTGGAGCACGACGCGCTGATCGGCCTGCCCGACGGCAGCGTCGTCACCTCCTCCGGCAGCACGGCCTACCTCGCGTTGCGTCCCCTGCTCAGCGACTACGTGCTGTCGATGCCGCGCGGCGCCCAGGTGATCTATCCGAAGGACGCCGCCCAGATCGTGGCGATGGGCGACATCTTCCCCGGCGCCAAGGTGCTCGAGGCCGGTGTCGGCTCGGGCGCGCTGACCTGTTCGCTGCTGCGCGCCGTGGGCACCAGCGGGGAGCTTCACTCGTACGAGGTGCGGGACGACTTCGCCGCGATCGCGCGCAAGAACGTCGAGTCGTTCTTCGGCGGCCCGCACCCGGCCTGGCACCTGCACTCCGGCGACGTGGCGACCAACCCGGAGACCGGTTTCGACCGGATCGTCCTCGACATGCTGACCCCGTGGGAGGCCCTCGACATGGTCGAGAAGGCGCTCGTGCCGGGCGGGGTGTTCATCGGGTACGTGGCGACCACGCCGCAGCTGTCCGAGCTGGTGGAGGCCCTGCGGGAGCGGGGCGGCTGGACCGAGCCGCGGGCCTGGGAGTCGCTGGTTCGCGACTGGCACGCCGAGGGCCTGGCCGTCCGCCCCGACCACCGCATGATCGCGCACACGGCGTTCCTGGTCTCGGCCCGCAAGCTCGCGCCCGGCGTGACCGCCCCGCCCCGCCGCCGCAAGCCGAGCAAGGGCGCCGAGGCGTACGCGCTCAAACGGGCCGCCCAGGCAGCGCCGGCCGCCCAGCAGGAACCCGCCGACGAGGCCCCCGGCGACCGCTCACCGATCGAATGA
- the arc gene encoding proteasome ATPase: protein MARSDEADSRAARWEKEANDLSSQVAFLQEELALVRRKLTESPRHVRQLEERLAATQAQLARLTENNDRLVATLKEARAQIVTLKEEIDRLAQPPSGYGVFLSAHEDGTVDVFTGGRKLRVAVSPSLEVDDLQRGQEVLLNDALNVVDAFGFERTGEVVTLKEVLAGPDGKRGDRALVVSHADEERIVSLADSLEIGKLRAGDSLMIEPRSAYAYERIPKSEVEELVLEEVPDVDYTDIGGLHSQIEQIRDAVELPFLHADLFREHQLRPPKGILLYGPPGCGKTLIAKAVANSLAKKIAERRGEEKHTSYFLNIKGPELLNKYVGETERHIRLVFQRAREKAGEGTPVIVFFDEMDSIFRTRGSGVSSDVENTIVPQLLSEIDGVEGLENVIVIGASNREDMIDPAILRPGRLDVKIKIERPDAEAAKDIFGKYILPGLPLSTDDLAEHGNDPDVTVAAMIDAVVMRMYTESEENRFLEVTYANGDKEVLYFKDFNSGAMIQNIVDRGKKMAIKEFLTSGKKGLRLQHLLDSCVDEFRENEDLPNTTNPDDWARISGKKGERIVYIRTLVSGGKGAEAGRSIETASNTGQYL, encoded by the coding sequence GTGGCACGTAGCGACGAGGCGGATTCACGCGCCGCACGTTGGGAGAAAGAGGCCAACGATCTCTCCAGCCAGGTTGCGTTCCTGCAAGAGGAACTCGCCCTTGTTCGGCGGAAGTTGACCGAAAGCCCACGACACGTCCGGCAGCTCGAGGAACGGCTCGCGGCAACGCAGGCGCAGCTGGCCCGACTGACCGAGAACAACGACCGGCTCGTGGCGACCCTCAAGGAAGCCCGGGCCCAGATCGTCACTCTCAAGGAAGAGATTGACCGGCTCGCCCAGCCGCCCAGCGGTTACGGCGTTTTCCTGTCGGCCCACGAGGACGGCACGGTGGATGTCTTCACCGGCGGCCGCAAGCTCCGCGTGGCGGTCTCGCCGTCCCTCGAGGTCGACGACCTGCAGCGCGGGCAGGAAGTCCTGCTCAACGACGCGCTCAACGTTGTCGACGCGTTCGGCTTCGAGCGCACCGGTGAGGTGGTCACGCTCAAAGAGGTCCTCGCGGGCCCCGACGGCAAACGCGGCGACCGTGCCCTGGTCGTCTCGCACGCCGACGAGGAGCGGATCGTCTCGCTCGCCGACTCGCTCGAGATCGGGAAACTCCGCGCGGGCGACTCGCTCATGATCGAGCCGCGGTCGGCGTACGCGTACGAGCGGATCCCCAAGAGCGAGGTCGAGGAACTCGTCCTCGAGGAGGTCCCCGACGTCGACTACACCGACATCGGCGGCCTGCACTCGCAGATCGAGCAGATCCGCGACGCGGTGGAGCTGCCGTTCCTGCACGCCGACCTGTTCCGGGAGCACCAGCTGCGCCCGCCCAAGGGCATCCTGCTCTACGGCCCGCCCGGCTGCGGCAAGACCCTGATCGCCAAGGCGGTCGCCAACTCGCTGGCGAAAAAGATCGCCGAGCGGCGCGGCGAGGAGAAGCACACCAGCTACTTCCTCAACATCAAGGGTCCGGAACTGCTCAACAAGTACGTGGGTGAGACCGAGCGGCACATCCGCCTGGTCTTCCAGCGGGCCCGTGAGAAGGCCGGCGAGGGCACCCCGGTGATCGTGTTCTTCGACGAGATGGACTCGATCTTCCGGACCCGTGGCTCCGGCGTCTCCAGCGACGTGGAGAACACGATCGTTCCCCAGCTCCTCAGCGAGATCGACGGCGTCGAGGGCCTGGAAAACGTGATCGTGATCGGCGCCTCCAACCGCGAGGACATGATCGACCCGGCCATCCTGCGCCCCGGCCGGCTCGACGTGAAGATCAAGATCGAGCGTCCGGACGCCGAGGCGGCCAAGGACATCTTCGGCAAGTACATCCTGCCCGGCCTGCCGCTGAGCACGGACGACCTGGCCGAGCACGGCAACGACCCCGACGTCACCGTGGCGGCGATGATCGACGCCGTGGTCATGCGGATGTACACGGAGTCCGAGGAGAACCGCTTCCTCGAGGTCACCTACGCCAACGGTGACAAGGAAGTCCTCTACTTCAAGGACTTCAACTCCGGCGCCATGATCCAGAACATCGTGGACCGCGGCAAGAAGATGGCCATCAAGGAATTCCTCACCAGCGGCAAGAAGGGGCTGCGCCTGCAGCACCTGCTCGACTCCTGCGTCGACGAGTTCCGCGAGAACGAGGACCTGCCCAACACCACCAACCCCGACGACTGGGCCCGCATCTCCGGCAAGAAGGGCGAACGGATCGTCTACATCCGCACGCTCGTCTCCGGCGGCAAGGGCGCCGAAGCCGGCCGCTCCATCGAGACGGCCAGCAACACCGGTCAGTACCTGTAG
- a CDS encoding acyltransferase family protein, with the protein MRRLDWLDALRGLAAITVVLFHLSPQMIGNEAHLAVMRHIDLGKTAVLLFFLVSGYVIPMSLERHGSLRRFWIGRLLRIYPAYLATIALFALLAAAGLLHWQGSLRAETGAGLLAHVTMMTDLVGVRGVVRVFWTLTYEMVFYLVVTGLFAWRLHRHSAWYAAALALIAWLPLPDDLLGSTPASRRALAGVLVLGLLLTLTLIFAGRAKAAGVVAMAFVLVPAINGHPTVAGTVRSSQQALLLLAVMFAGTVIYRWQHGQIGPAAGSVALAVVAAGLIGAQWTQRAWPANVFAVATISLIAYAFRRRSMPQTLTWLGRISYSLYLQHVIVLFLLPHIIPDVGTQPLPVRVITGLTYLATVLALAWLSYRIVEQPAQRLGRRLAAKIDTRGRPHPQPSTQRAAPGTGRGENTRESV; encoded by the coding sequence ATGAGACGCCTGGACTGGCTCGATGCCTTGCGCGGGCTCGCCGCGATCACCGTCGTGCTGTTCCACCTCAGCCCGCAGATGATCGGCAACGAGGCGCACCTGGCGGTGATGCGCCACATCGACCTCGGCAAGACCGCCGTGCTGCTGTTCTTCCTGGTCAGTGGATACGTCATCCCGATGTCGCTGGAACGGCACGGGTCGCTGCGCCGGTTCTGGATCGGGCGGCTGCTGCGGATCTACCCCGCCTACCTGGCCACGATCGCCCTGTTCGCCCTGCTCGCCGCGGCCGGGCTGCTGCACTGGCAAGGGTCGCTGCGCGCCGAGACCGGCGCCGGGCTGCTCGCCCACGTCACGATGATGACCGACCTCGTCGGGGTGCGCGGCGTCGTCCGGGTCTTCTGGACCCTCACGTACGAGATGGTGTTCTACCTCGTCGTCACGGGACTGTTCGCCTGGCGGCTGCACCGGCACAGCGCCTGGTACGCGGCGGCACTCGCCCTGATCGCGTGGCTGCCGCTGCCCGACGACCTGCTCGGGAGCACCCCGGCGAGCCGGCGCGCCCTTGCCGGCGTACTGGTGCTCGGTCTGCTCCTGACCCTGACCTTGATCTTCGCCGGACGGGCGAAGGCGGCCGGTGTGGTGGCGATGGCGTTCGTGCTCGTGCCGGCGATCAACGGGCACCCCACCGTGGCCGGCACCGTCCGATCATCACAACAGGCGCTGCTGCTGCTCGCCGTCATGTTCGCCGGCACCGTGATCTACCGCTGGCAACACGGGCAGATCGGACCGGCAGCCGGATCGGTGGCGCTCGCCGTGGTCGCCGCCGGCCTCATCGGGGCGCAATGGACACAGCGCGCCTGGCCGGCCAATGTGTTCGCGGTTGCGACGATTTCCCTCATCGCGTACGCATTTCGGCGGCGCTCGATGCCACAGACGCTCACCTGGCTCGGCCGGATCAGCTACTCGCTGTACCTGCAACACGTGATCGTCCTGTTCCTGTTGCCCCACATCATCCCGGATGTCGGGACACAACCCCTCCCCGTACGCGTGATTACCGGGCTGACGTACCTCGCCACGGTCCTCGCCCTCGCCTGGCTCTCATACCGCATCGTGGAACAACCAGCGCAGCGACTCGGCCGGCGCCTCGCCGCCAAGATCGACACCCGTGGACGGCCCCACCCGCAACCGTCAACCCAGCGTGCCGCGCCCGGCACGGGGCGGGGCGAGAACACGCGCGAGAGCGTCTAG
- the dop gene encoding depupylase/deamidase Dop, with protein sequence MSVRRIMGTEVEYGISVPGQPGANPMVTSSQVVNAYGARPELNRGGRARWDYEEESPLRDARGFTYSGAAYDPADALADEDLGLANVILTNGARLYVDHAHPEYSTPECTNPLDVVKWDKAGERVMAEASRRAATIPGTHRIQLYKNNTDNKGASYGSHENYLMRRQTPFADIVAHLTPFFVTRQIFTGVGRVGLGQDGSGAGFQISSRADFFEVEVGLETTLKRPIINTRDEPHADADKYRRLHVIIGDANLSEIATYLKMGTTSLVLNMIEEKVFSGDLGIADPVSELKAVSHDPALQHLIRLRDGRKLTALDLQWAYYERAREFVDQREGDDADEQTRDVLDRWEDTLDKLGRDPFECADTLDWVAKLRLLEGYRERENLAWSSPKLQLVDLQYADVRPEKGLYHRLVARGSMKTLLDPAETQRAMAEPPEDTRAYFRGRCLAQYASEVVAASWDSVIFDVGRESLVRVPMMEPERGTKKHVGALFDKCESAKDLLEVITSR encoded by the coding sequence ATGAGCGTTCGACGGATAATGGGCACCGAGGTCGAGTACGGCATCAGCGTCCCCGGGCAACCCGGCGCCAACCCGATGGTCACCTCCTCGCAGGTGGTCAACGCGTACGGAGCCCGGCCCGAGCTCAACCGCGGCGGACGCGCCCGATGGGACTACGAAGAAGAATCACCGCTGCGCGACGCACGGGGATTCACCTACTCCGGAGCCGCCTACGACCCGGCCGACGCCCTCGCCGACGAAGACCTCGGCCTGGCCAACGTCATACTGACCAACGGCGCCCGCCTCTACGTCGACCACGCCCACCCCGAATACAGCACCCCCGAATGCACCAACCCCCTCGACGTCGTCAAATGGGACAAAGCCGGTGAACGCGTCATGGCCGAAGCCTCCCGGCGCGCCGCCACCATCCCCGGCACCCACCGCATCCAGCTCTACAAGAACAACACCGACAACAAAGGCGCCTCGTACGGGTCCCACGAGAACTACCTGATGCGCCGGCAGACACCGTTCGCCGACATCGTCGCCCACCTCACCCCGTTCTTCGTCACCCGGCAGATCTTCACCGGCGTGGGCCGCGTCGGCCTCGGACAGGACGGCAGCGGCGCCGGCTTCCAGATCTCCTCCCGCGCCGACTTCTTCGAAGTCGAGGTCGGCCTCGAAACCACCCTCAAACGGCCCATCATCAACACCCGCGACGAACCCCACGCCGACGCCGACAAATACCGCCGGCTGCACGTCATCATCGGCGACGCCAACCTCTCCGAGATCGCCACCTACCTCAAAATGGGCACCACCTCGCTGGTGCTCAACATGATCGAGGAAAAGGTGTTCAGCGGCGACCTCGGCATCGCCGACCCGGTCAGCGAACTCAAAGCCGTCAGCCACGACCCCGCCCTCCAGCACCTCATCCGGCTGCGCGACGGCCGCAAACTCACCGCGCTCGACCTGCAATGGGCCTACTACGAACGCGCCCGCGAATTCGTCGACCAGCGCGAAGGCGACGACGCCGACGAACAGACCCGCGACGTGCTCGACCGGTGGGAAGACACCCTCGACAAACTCGGCCGCGACCCCTTCGAATGCGCCGACACCCTCGACTGGGTCGCCAAACTGCGGCTCCTCGAGGGCTACCGCGAACGGGAGAACCTCGCCTGGTCGTCGCCGAAGCTCCAGCTGGTCGACCTGCAGTACGCCGACGTGCGGCCCGAAAAAGGCCTCTACCACCGGCTGGTCGCGCGCGGCTCGATGAAGACGCTGCTCGACCCGGCCGAGACGCAGCGCGCCATGGCCGAACCGCCCGAGGACACCCGGGCCTACTTCCGGGGCCGGTGCCTCGCGCAGTACGCGTCCGAAGTGGTCGCCGCCAGCTGGGACTCGGTCATCTTCGACGTCGGGCGCGAGTCGCTGGTGCGGGTGCCGATGATGGAGCCCGAGCGCGGCACCAAGAAGCACGTGGGAGCCCTGTTCGACAAGTGCGAGAGCGCCAAGGACCTGCTCGAAGTGATCACCAGTCGCTGA
- a CDS encoding ubiquitin-like protein Pup, protein MATRDTGGQSQSGKGRQDEQVDETTTEANPEVAERHAEITEDVDDLLDEIDSVLEENAEEFVRGYVQKGGE, encoded by the coding sequence ATGGCAACTCGGGACACCGGCGGGCAGTCGCAGTCGGGCAAGGGCCGGCAGGACGAGCAAGTCGACGAGACCACTACTGAAGCCAACCCTGAGGTAGCCGAGCGGCACGCCGAAATCACCGAGGACGTCGACGACCTTTTGGACGAAATCGACAGCGTCCTTGAGGAAAATGCAGAAGAATTTGTCCGCGGATATGTACAAAAAGGCGGAGAGTAG
- a CDS encoding endonuclease VII domain-containing protein, with the protein MWRQFGVCAICRAPDPQHVDHDHRTGEVRGILCFNCNGGLGQFRDNLEYLAGAIEYLKGTTCQRTLIHPGVYRISSSTRERRPSRSS; encoded by the coding sequence TTGTGGCGGCAGTTCGGGGTGTGCGCGATCTGCCGCGCTCCCGACCCTCAACACGTCGATCACGATCATCGCACCGGTGAGGTGCGCGGGATATTGTGCTTCAACTGCAACGGCGGTCTGGGGCAGTTCAGGGACAACCTGGAGTACCTGGCCGGCGCGATCGAATACCTGAAGGGGACCACGTGCCAAAGGACTTTGATCCATCCGGGCGTCTACCGGATTTCTTCGTCAACGCGGGAACGTCGTCCTTCACGCAGTTCCTGA
- the prcB gene encoding proteasome subunit beta — protein MPKDFDPSGRLPDFFVNAGTSSFTQFLTHVSPELLPGRRPLPPGLSADIAPHGTTIVAIATAEGVVMGGDRRATMGNLIASRDIEKVHPADSYSLIGIAGTAGIGIELMRLFQVELEHYEKIEGTMLSLDGKANRLAGMVRGNLGAAMQGLAVVPLFAGFDVSPADPSKVGRIFSFDVAGGLYEETGYDAIGSGSLFAKSALKKKYRAGLSTGEAIRFAVEALYDAADDDTATGGPDLTRKIFPVVMTATASGVHRLSDAEITAVAEQVVAGRMENPGG, from the coding sequence GTGCCAAAGGACTTTGATCCATCCGGGCGTCTACCGGATTTCTTCGTCAACGCGGGAACGTCGTCCTTCACGCAGTTCCTGACCCACGTGTCTCCTGAGCTGCTTCCGGGCCGCCGGCCGCTGCCGCCGGGCCTGTCCGCGGACATCGCGCCGCACGGCACGACGATCGTGGCGATCGCCACGGCCGAGGGCGTGGTGATGGGCGGCGACCGGCGGGCGACGATGGGCAATCTCATCGCCAGCCGTGACATCGAGAAGGTGCACCCGGCCGATTCGTACTCGTTGATCGGCATCGCGGGCACGGCGGGCATCGGCATCGAGTTGATGCGCCTGTTCCAGGTGGAGCTGGAGCACTACGAAAAGATCGAGGGCACGATGCTCTCGCTGGACGGTAAGGCGAACCGTCTGGCGGGCATGGTGCGCGGCAATCTGGGCGCGGCGATGCAGGGTTTGGCCGTGGTGCCGTTGTTCGCGGGTTTCGACGTGTCGCCGGCCGACCCGTCGAAGGTGGGCCGGATCTTCAGTTTCGACGTGGCAGGCGGTCTGTACGAGGAGACGGGCTACGACGCGATCGGTTCGGGTTCGTTGTTCGCGAAGTCGGCGTTGAAGAAGAAGTACCGGGCGGGTCTGAGCACCGGCGAGGCGATCCGGTTCGCGGTGGAGGCGCTGTACGACGCGGCCGACGACGACACGGCGACCGGTGGTCCCGACCTGACCCGCAAGATTTTCCCGGTGGTGATGACGGCGACGGCGAGCGGGGTGCACCGCCTGTCGGATGCCGAGATCACCGCGGTGGCCGAGCAGGTCGTCGCCGGGCGCATGGAAAATCCGGGCGGCTGA
- the prcA gene encoding proteasome subunit alpha, translated as MAMQFYASPEQVQRDRSEYARKGIARGRSAVVLTYEGGILLVAENITTLRKISEIYDKIGFAAVGRYNEFESLRRAGIRMADVNGYSYDRRDVTGRFLANAFTQTLGAIFTETQKPYEVEICIAQVGSSPETDELYRITYDGSVMDEPGFMAMGGQAEAISNVLRERHDATADLKTALHLAAEALGSVGGENGQTRSLDSKQLEVAVLDRRRKGRAFRRIHGASLVTLLKGEQDVPEGDLGDVDAAPPQQATEKPTVSAAAEEQPAKAPEGDPAEPSDGVNGDGS; from the coding sequence GTGGCCATGCAGTTCTACGCTTCGCCCGAGCAGGTCCAGCGTGACCGCTCGGAGTACGCCCGCAAGGGCATTGCCCGCGGCCGTTCCGCCGTGGTGCTCACGTATGAGGGCGGCATTCTGCTGGTCGCCGAGAACATCACCACCCTGCGCAAGATCAGCGAGATCTACGACAAGATCGGGTTCGCGGCGGTGGGGCGGTACAACGAGTTCGAGTCGCTGCGCCGGGCCGGGATCCGGATGGCCGATGTGAACGGCTACAGCTATGACCGGCGCGATGTGACGGGCCGGTTCCTGGCCAACGCGTTCACGCAGACGTTGGGTGCGATCTTCACCGAGACGCAGAAGCCGTACGAGGTGGAGATCTGCATCGCCCAGGTGGGCTCGTCGCCGGAGACCGACGAGTTGTACCGGATCACGTACGACGGTTCGGTCATGGACGAGCCGGGTTTCATGGCGATGGGCGGTCAGGCCGAGGCGATCTCGAATGTGCTGCGGGAGCGTCATGACGCGACCGCCGACCTGAAGACCGCGCTGCACCTGGCGGCCGAGGCGCTGGGCAGTGTGGGCGGCGAGAACGGCCAGACCCGCAGTCTCGACTCCAAGCAGCTCGAGGTGGCGGTGCTCGACCGCCGGCGCAAGGGCCGGGCGTTCCGGCGTATTCACGGCGCGTCGCTGGTGACGTTGCTCAAGGGCGAGCAGGACGTGCCGGAGGGGGATCTGGGCGACGTGGACGCCGCTCCGCCGCAGCAGGCCACCGAGAAGCCCACGGTTTCGGCCGCGGCAGAGGAGCAGCCGGCGAAGGCGCCGGAGGGTGATCCGGCCGAGCCGTCCGACGGGGTCAACGGCGACGGTTCCTGA